The following are encoded together in the Pseudoalteromonas piscicida genome:
- a CDS encoding GNAT family N-acetyltransferase/peptidase C39 family protein yields the protein MLQAALVLEKATLQDLNSLNALEQNCFSADRLSRRQLKHYISFEHSLLLTAKLAGELVGYGLLWLHQGTRLARLYSLAVSPHHQGKGIARQLMSELEVRAGEMGWLYMRLEVAKRNDAAIGLYKRMGYRVFGEYQNYYADHDDALRMQKCVRKLSQKAVLHQAPWYQQTTDFTCGPASLMMAMASIDPGCMGDQALELEIWREATTIFMTAGHGGCHPFGLALAAERRGFAAEVMVNTAGPLFLDGVRSAQKKQVMTLVHEQFRQECEYRDIAIHQADVKLEQVEQWLLQGSAVLALISTYRLNGKKAPHWVLITGLDELCLYLNDPDVEDDQNPIDCQQVPIARSDFEKMMTFGASKLSALVVLHESF from the coding sequence ATGTTGCAAGCCGCGTTGGTGCTTGAAAAGGCGACACTGCAGGATTTGAACTCACTGAATGCGCTGGAACAAAACTGCTTCAGTGCAGATAGACTGAGTCGTCGCCAACTCAAGCATTACATCAGTTTTGAACATAGCCTGCTGCTCACTGCAAAGTTGGCAGGGGAACTTGTGGGCTATGGGCTGCTTTGGTTGCACCAAGGAACGCGGCTAGCAAGGCTTTATTCATTGGCGGTATCGCCTCATCATCAAGGTAAAGGGATCGCACGCCAACTGATGTCTGAGCTTGAAGTCAGAGCGGGTGAAATGGGCTGGTTATATATGCGCTTAGAAGTGGCCAAACGCAATGACGCGGCCATCGGCTTATATAAGCGCATGGGTTATCGTGTATTTGGCGAGTATCAAAACTATTATGCGGATCATGACGACGCGCTAAGAATGCAAAAATGCGTGCGTAAGCTGTCGCAAAAGGCGGTGTTGCACCAAGCTCCTTGGTATCAGCAAACGACAGACTTTACCTGCGGACCGGCGTCACTGATGATGGCAATGGCAAGTATAGATCCTGGCTGTATGGGCGATCAGGCCTTAGAGCTTGAAATATGGCGTGAAGCGACCACCATCTTTATGACCGCAGGTCACGGCGGCTGTCATCCATTTGGATTGGCATTGGCTGCGGAGCGCCGTGGTTTTGCGGCAGAGGTGATGGTGAATACGGCGGGCCCGCTATTTTTAGATGGCGTGAGAAGCGCGCAGAAAAAACAGGTGATGACCTTAGTTCATGAGCAATTCCGTCAAGAGTGTGAATATCGTGATATTGCGATTCACCAAGCCGATGTAAAGCTTGAACAGGTTGAGCAATGGTTATTGCAGGGCAGTGCGGTATTGGCTTTGATCAGCACTTATCGGCTAAACGGTAAAAAAGCGCCGCATTGGGTGCTTATTACGGGGTTGGATGAATTGTGTTTATATCTTAATGACCCTGATGTCGAGGACGACCAAAACCCTATCGACTGCCAGCAAGTACCCATCGCAAGGTCGGATTTTGAAAAAATGATGACGTTTGGCGCAAGCAAGTTAAGTGCGCTGGTGGTGTTACACGAGTCATTTTAA
- a CDS encoding di-heme-cytochrome C peroxidase, with product MNNRLVIKYVSTAVACTLFLASCSSPSKKPSVPKETLDPVAESGQVPERVWLNQGWSDKLRQDFWFTGQGSQIIPYTWFTWLEQPNSKKLFRDSEHMEMLRYLPSKTAANNPSGLPIGFAVHNNQTTGQAWVGMTCAACHTNQIDYNGTKILVEGAPTLANFVLFFSRLNAALEATLNDNQKFSRFAMRVLNEGASQELIDDLRDDLKHVALATAERQTVNDLPEDYPDDFTSYARLDAFGNIQNAGTAFALDDLNNKNAPTAPVSYPFLWGTHQSNVVQWNASAPNIPVVGPLVRNIGEVVGVFGSLSIEEAPVWQRVWGKHARYSSTVDLHALGQLEAWVKTLLPPAWPEQYLPGIDTNKAAQGKMLFQANCANCHQLIDSKNLLKDYEAVKVPVKEIGTDPTMSNNASCHMAKTLFLEGTKTDIIAGDKFQAVDSAIDIPVNGVVGLVLKDPIKAIEAGLIAERTGPDGKKTTVKKSIEERLKVYLANRQQLTPNTNEDCVDGFYDAGVYKARPLNGIWATAPYLHNGSVPNLWSLLQSPESRPDTFWVGSREFDPINVGYITHQGMNEFKVNKASGEVMPGNDNSGHVYGTTLSDNEKWQIVEFLKTL from the coding sequence ATGAACAATAGACTAGTAATAAAATATGTTAGTACGGCAGTGGCTTGCACACTGTTTCTCGCAAGTTGTAGCTCACCAAGTAAAAAACCTTCAGTGCCTAAAGAAACGCTCGACCCGGTTGCAGAATCTGGTCAAGTGCCTGAGCGAGTGTGGCTCAATCAAGGATGGTCAGATAAACTTCGGCAAGACTTTTGGTTCACAGGTCAAGGGTCACAAATCATTCCCTATACTTGGTTTACTTGGTTAGAGCAGCCCAACAGTAAAAAGCTCTTTCGCGATAGCGAACATATGGAAATGCTGCGCTACCTGCCCAGTAAAACCGCCGCCAATAACCCTTCAGGTTTGCCCATCGGCTTTGCCGTGCATAACAACCAGACCACGGGACAAGCTTGGGTCGGGATGACCTGTGCGGCATGTCACACTAACCAAATTGACTATAATGGCACAAAAATCTTGGTAGAAGGTGCGCCCACCCTCGCCAACTTTGTACTCTTTTTTAGCCGCCTAAATGCTGCTTTAGAAGCGACCCTTAACGATAATCAAAAGTTTAGTCGTTTTGCGATGCGCGTATTAAATGAAGGGGCATCGCAAGAATTGATTGATGACTTGCGAGACGATCTCAAGCATGTGGCGCTTGCAACCGCCGAGCGACAAACCGTTAATGACTTGCCCGAAGACTATCCAGACGATTTTACTAGCTATGCTCGACTTGATGCGTTTGGCAATATACAAAACGCCGGCACGGCATTTGCGCTTGACGACCTTAACAATAAAAATGCACCCACCGCGCCCGTCTCTTATCCATTTTTATGGGGAACGCACCAGTCAAATGTTGTGCAGTGGAATGCTTCCGCCCCCAATATTCCTGTGGTCGGCCCACTAGTACGCAACATTGGTGAAGTTGTGGGTGTGTTTGGGTCGTTATCCATTGAAGAAGCACCGGTTTGGCAGCGCGTTTGGGGGAAACATGCTCGATATAGCTCAACGGTAGACTTACATGCGTTAGGGCAACTAGAAGCGTGGGTAAAAACACTTCTGCCACCAGCTTGGCCTGAGCAGTACCTTCCAGGGATTGACACCAATAAGGCGGCACAAGGAAAAATGCTATTCCAAGCAAATTGCGCCAACTGCCACCAACTCATTGATAGCAAAAACCTACTCAAGGATTACGAAGCGGTAAAAGTACCGGTAAAAGAGATAGGTACCGATCCCACTATGTCTAATAACGCAAGCTGCCATATGGCAAAAACACTGTTCTTGGAAGGCACAAAAACCGATATTATCGCGGGAGACAAATTCCAAGCCGTGGATAGCGCTATCGATATCCCAGTAAATGGCGTGGTGGGTCTAGTGCTAAAAGATCCCATCAAAGCAATCGAAGCGGGCTTAATAGCAGAGCGCACTGGGCCAGATGGTAAGAAAACCACAGTGAAAAAATCCATTGAAGAGCGCCTCAAAGTCTATTTGGCAAATAGACAACAGTTAACCCCCAATACTAACGAAGATTGTGTGGATGGTTTTTACGACGCGGGTGTCTACAAAGCAAGGCCGTTGAATGGAATTTGGGCAACCGCGCCATATTTACATAATGGCTCGGTGCCAAACCTATGGTCACTACTACAATCACCAGAGTCACGCCCAGATACCTTCTGGGTTGGCAGTCGCGAATTCGACCCTATCAATGTTGGCTATATTACTCATCAAGGCATGAACGAGTTCAAAGTGAACAAAGCCAGCGGTGAGGTGATGCCGGGCAATGATAACAGCGGTCACGTTTACGGCACTACCTTGAGTGACAATGAAAAGTGGCAAATCGTTGAGTTTTTGAAAACGCTATAA
- a CDS encoding ethylbenzene dehydrogenase-related protein codes for MRRSSFAIFHVMAVIVILVGLLTGPRLGIINHDSLAFLSPLLPQGALLSVHVLFGCLLTLIAIVFTVATIRAPFHGAPSKFDKAVNYFGYLVIVLSIATGWLLWLNPESLSLVIHGLSATAIFLYLVLHGIKHTVFKGKQVLSVLLPRNALILLSCSVALVYFCGLGLKLIVAEQHLRLEVAPLSTQSHLEIDGKGDEPEWLRAKPIKLTTFGGANFLDGSSEVEIKALSNHDETFFLIRWQDPTESLEHLPLEKTSDGWQVQENGFYRFDERTYYEDKFAIMLSTTCGLGGDGTVQYGDAPLADKPRNWHGKGYHASTDGRTRDLWHWKALRTNDMYLADDNFFGPPQSVALGQRRYTAGYQPDGKESGAYVMNWRWYSPTEVTPKRMPIPSPDITERKVLDWFASETYNPQRDMAKIGEQLPSVLYRSNRFEGDRADVRARGEWHDGYWTLELVRKHQTHSPLDVELRSGVCMWVSAFDHAQIAHTRHHRAIQLRYML; via the coding sequence GTGCGTCGAAGTAGTTTTGCCATTTTTCATGTTATGGCGGTCATAGTTATCTTGGTTGGGTTACTGACAGGCCCTCGCTTGGGCATTATCAATCATGATTCTCTTGCGTTTCTTTCGCCTTTGCTTCCACAAGGCGCGTTGCTGTCAGTGCACGTGTTATTTGGTTGTTTACTCACCTTGATTGCGATTGTTTTTACGGTGGCAACCATTCGCGCGCCGTTTCATGGCGCACCAAGCAAGTTTGATAAAGCCGTTAACTACTTTGGGTATCTTGTTATCGTGCTGAGTATAGCCACAGGTTGGTTACTTTGGCTCAATCCAGAGAGTCTAAGTCTAGTTATTCATGGGTTATCAGCGACAGCCATTTTTTTGTATTTGGTGTTACATGGCATAAAGCACACCGTGTTTAAGGGTAAGCAAGTACTGAGCGTATTATTGCCTAGAAACGCGCTTATTTTACTCAGTTGCAGTGTTGCTCTGGTGTATTTTTGCGGTCTTGGTTTAAAGCTCATTGTTGCAGAGCAGCATTTACGGCTAGAAGTTGCGCCGCTATCAACGCAAAGCCACCTTGAAATAGACGGTAAAGGAGACGAACCGGAATGGTTGCGTGCCAAGCCTATTAAGTTAACTACATTTGGTGGTGCAAACTTCTTAGATGGGAGTAGTGAGGTCGAAATAAAAGCGTTGAGCAACCATGATGAAACCTTCTTTCTGATCCGCTGGCAAGATCCGACCGAAAGTCTAGAGCATCTGCCGCTCGAAAAAACCTCGGACGGTTGGCAAGTACAAGAAAATGGCTTTTATCGCTTTGACGAGCGGACTTATTACGAAGATAAGTTTGCCATCATGCTATCGACTACCTGTGGACTAGGAGGTGATGGCACCGTTCAATACGGCGATGCGCCGCTTGCAGACAAACCCCGAAATTGGCATGGCAAGGGCTATCACGCAAGTACGGACGGCCGCACGCGAGATTTATGGCACTGGAAAGCGCTGAGAACCAATGACATGTACTTGGCCGATGATAATTTTTTTGGGCCGCCTCAAAGCGTTGCACTTGGGCAAAGACGCTACACCGCAGGGTATCAACCTGATGGCAAAGAAAGCGGTGCTTATGTGATGAACTGGCGCTGGTACTCACCAACTGAGGTTACGCCAAAGCGAATGCCAATTCCATCGCCAGATATCACTGAGCGCAAAGTCCTTGACTGGTTTGCCAGCGAGACCTACAACCCACAACGAGATATGGCGAAAATTGGCGAACAGCTCCCGTCCGTGTTGTACCGTTCAAATCGTTTTGAGGGAGATAGAGCCGATGTTAGGGCTAGGGGAGAGTGGCACGATGGTTATTGGACGCTAGAGCTGGTACGTAAACACCAAACGCATTCTCCCCTTGATGTTGAACTACGCTCTGGTGTTTGCATGTGGGTTTCGGCATTTGATCACGCACAAATCGCGCATACTCGTCACCACAGAGCGATTCAATTGAGGTATATGTTATGA
- a CDS encoding DUF1566 domain-containing protein translates to MTVASRLILSLAIAAVATSYLLFSTSERETPTHARFIKVTNDMQFLSVWQGPWHCVYDKKLNLLWEVKRDDESIHDGYWSYSWYDGQFGHADQGDCYFEASHCDSQDLIRKTNQASLCGSAEWRLPTPDELSSLIQTPNSPGQPHIASDFFPYIKNGDYWTGEAGVPLPKSFKREKLGATAVNFHSAEVLSLPYANAAFVMLVATPSTPLSLAQSRAEPVTLN, encoded by the coding sequence ATGACCGTTGCCTCACGTTTAATACTTAGTTTAGCGATTGCCGCTGTGGCGACTAGCTACTTGTTATTTAGCACCTCTGAGCGAGAGACTCCAACTCACGCACGCTTTATTAAAGTCACTAATGACATGCAGTTTTTGTCTGTCTGGCAGGGTCCTTGGCATTGTGTCTATGACAAAAAGCTTAATCTGCTCTGGGAAGTAAAACGAGATGATGAGTCTATCCACGATGGCTATTGGAGTTACTCTTGGTATGACGGTCAATTTGGTCATGCTGATCAAGGTGATTGTTATTTCGAAGCATCCCATTGCGATAGCCAAGATCTGATCCGTAAAACCAATCAAGCTTCATTATGTGGTAGTGCCGAGTGGCGCTTACCTACGCCTGATGAGCTAAGCTCTTTAATTCAAACGCCAAATAGTCCCGGACAACCCCATATCGCAAGTGATTTTTTCCCGTACATTAAAAATGGCGATTATTGGACTGGTGAGGCGGGCGTCCCGTTACCTAAGTCGTTTAAGCGTGAAAAGCTAGGGGCAACTGCCGTGAATTTTCACTCTGCGGAGGTGCTTTCGCTCCCTTATGCAAACGCCGCATTTGTGATGTTGGTGGCTACGCCGTCAACACCACTCTCATTGGCTCAAAGTCGTGCTGAGCCAGTTACTCTAAACTAG
- a CDS encoding pre-peptidase C-terminal domain-containing protein produces the protein MKYTQMATFVVAACLSCSSFAASDYHRLVWDTSPSTSATIGFTPTSGTNHIVKYGSTTDEQSWQSAAVSATHTFDGGLSSSFVRLTGLTPNSAVYYRVCDSQGCGQRLWFRTAPQTASGITAVAGGDTRTGWTTRRKGNALIAKIRPLFIMHGGDYTNANSVSEMREYLKDWQLTFSDDLIDGLAYKRIYPFVATHGNHEDDNYKTLCEVFGVDYDQDGACTAKDTYGAFNVAGLLRVYTLNSQFKNSGWSSYATAMNNWLKSDLQSQGNSATWRIAQYHKPMYPHYSGKSDNTILHTWWAQDFYNNAMNLVVESDTHINKLTYALTPTSNGFTATTQGGTVYVGEGSWGAPARSANDPKSWTIDLASIQQFKVLSVTNDKLTVRTAEFSSNATALSKAQRDADPLALPMNMTWWYAAEIGDELNLIKASNNLSVIETPIVEPPAAIELISGQTQANVTGAKSSQTLYYIDVPAGATQLKVETAGGSGDVDMYVRFNSEPTTQHYDCRPYKSGNNEVCTITPVQTGRHYVMLNGFSSYSGVSLTATVSTGTPPDQGNSQQWLDQSASKGQWQYYTFDVAQGTQSLQVKASGGTGDADLYLRFGQQPNSNTYECRPYENGNNETCTITNPNAGTWHIGLYGYAAFSGLTLQAESQ, from the coding sequence ATGAAATATACTCAAATGGCAACTTTTGTAGTTGCAGCTTGTCTATCTTGTAGCAGTTTTGCTGCGAGTGACTACCACCGTCTTGTGTGGGACACCAGTCCAAGTACTTCAGCAACAATAGGATTTACTCCTACATCTGGCACTAATCATATTGTTAAATATGGCAGCACAACGGATGAGCAGAGCTGGCAAAGTGCTGCAGTCAGTGCAACACATACCTTTGACGGTGGCCTCTCAAGTTCATTTGTGAGATTAACCGGCTTAACCCCAAATAGTGCGGTTTATTATCGTGTTTGTGATTCACAAGGTTGTGGTCAGCGCTTGTGGTTCAGAACTGCGCCGCAAACGGCATCAGGGATCACTGCCGTAGCAGGTGGTGATACGCGCACGGGTTGGACAACGCGCCGTAAAGGTAATGCGCTTATCGCTAAAATTCGACCGCTATTTATTATGCATGGTGGCGATTACACCAATGCAAACTCCGTTTCTGAAATGCGTGAATACTTAAAAGATTGGCAATTAACCTTTTCGGATGATTTGATAGATGGCCTTGCATATAAGCGAATTTATCCATTTGTAGCAACACATGGCAATCACGAAGACGATAACTACAAAACGCTATGCGAAGTATTTGGCGTAGATTATGACCAAGATGGTGCGTGTACAGCAAAAGATACCTATGGTGCTTTTAACGTGGCGGGGCTTTTAAGGGTTTATACCTTAAATAGCCAATTTAAAAATAGTGGCTGGTCGAGCTATGCCACAGCGATGAACAATTGGCTAAAAAGCGACTTACAGTCTCAGGGAAACAGCGCAACGTGGCGTATCGCTCAGTATCACAAGCCGATGTATCCTCACTATTCTGGTAAGTCAGACAACACCATATTACACACTTGGTGGGCACAAGACTTCTATAATAATGCGATGAACTTAGTGGTAGAGTCCGATACTCATATCAATAAACTGACTTACGCACTAACGCCTACCAGCAATGGCTTTACTGCAACGACCCAAGGCGGCACCGTTTATGTGGGTGAGGGAAGCTGGGGTGCACCGGCAAGAAGCGCCAATGATCCGAAAAGCTGGACTATCGATCTTGCGAGTATTCAACAGTTTAAAGTGTTGAGTGTGACAAACGATAAGCTTACTGTTCGAACTGCTGAGTTTTCAAGTAATGCAACCGCGTTATCTAAAGCGCAGCGAGATGCCGATCCGCTCGCGTTACCTATGAATATGACCTGGTGGTATGCCGCTGAAATTGGTGATGAACTGAATCTGATCAAAGCAAGCAATAATCTATCCGTGATTGAAACTCCCATTGTTGAGCCACCAGCTGCAATTGAACTTATCAGTGGTCAAACACAAGCGAATGTCACTGGCGCTAAGTCTTCTCAGACACTTTATTACATTGATGTGCCAGCAGGAGCAACGCAACTAAAAGTTGAAACGGCGGGCGGCAGTGGTGATGTAGATATGTATGTGCGCTTTAATTCGGAGCCGACGACACAACACTACGATTGTCGACCCTATAAATCAGGTAATAATGAAGTCTGTACAATTACTCCAGTACAAACAGGTCGCCATTACGTGATGTTGAATGGGTTTAGTAGTTATTCAGGAGTGTCATTGACTGCGACTGTTTCCACAGGTACTCCCCCAGATCAAGGTAATAGCCAGCAATGGTTGGATCAATCCGCCAGTAAAGGTCAGTGGCAATATTATACTTTTGACGTGGCACAGGGGACACAAAGCCTGCAAGTAAAGGCATCGGGTGGTACTGGAGACGCTGATTTATATCTGCGTTTTGGTCAACAACCAAATAGTAATACCTACGAGTGTCGGCCTTATGAAAATGGCAATAATGAAACGTGCACAATCACCAATCCAAATGCGGGAACTTGGCATATTGGACTCTATGGTTACGCTGCTTTTTCAGGATTGACTCTACAGGCAGAAAGTCAATAA
- a CDS encoding DUF4920 domain-containing protein — MKLQNRLLLMLALLSTISYASDTQFGVGADMSKLVAAEDVLKNTEQFVGSQITLSGEVVKVCKKRGCWMTLKVDNGEEINVKVRDGDMVFPMSAIGKQAYATGVLEQFELDIEKTKRYLAHRAHENGEVFDASKVTEGMSLVRLKPDAVTILEAQ; from the coding sequence ATGAAATTACAAAATAGGTTGCTGCTGATGTTGGCATTGCTTAGCACTATATCTTATGCAAGTGATACCCAGTTTGGCGTTGGTGCAGACATGAGTAAGCTCGTTGCAGCCGAAGACGTATTGAAAAACACTGAGCAGTTTGTGGGGAGTCAGATCACGCTGTCGGGTGAAGTGGTCAAGGTGTGTAAAAAACGCGGCTGTTGGATGACACTGAAAGTAGATAACGGCGAGGAAATAAACGTAAAGGTAAGGGATGGCGATATGGTTTTTCCAATGTCCGCCATTGGAAAGCAAGCCTATGCGACTGGAGTACTTGAGCAGTTCGAGTTAGACATTGAGAAAACGAAGCGTTATTTGGCGCATAGAGCACACGAAAACGGTGAAGTGTTTGATGCAAGCAAAGTCACTGAAGGAATGAGTCTAGTTAGGCTCAAACCGGATGCAGTAACGATTCTAGAAGCGCAATAA
- a CDS encoding glycine-rich domain-containing protein, with amino-acid sequence MTGFLILVAAFVAFVGVLQYQKVKTTARRRTFIHDYDLTHLRPKLSHHYPKLTNEQLAQVELGLKQFFQANLLLEDQPLAMPSRVVDALWHEFILHTQEYHSFCYEAFDRFLHHCPSEAMKGKNKAQLSLRKTWRACCSIEGISPRRPAALPILFALDALLNIPNGYYYSATDFREPIAKGDSSGTTYAGHIGCTSMDSGDSSASSSSSNSSCSSGSSCGSGCSS; translated from the coding sequence ATGACTGGATTTCTTATACTTGTTGCGGCGTTTGTGGCCTTTGTTGGCGTATTACAGTATCAAAAAGTAAAAACAACAGCGCGTAGACGTACTTTTATTCACGATTACGACCTCACGCATTTAAGACCCAAACTCAGTCACCATTATCCCAAGCTCACCAATGAGCAACTGGCACAAGTTGAGTTGGGCCTTAAGCAGTTTTTCCAAGCGAACTTATTGCTCGAGGATCAACCTCTTGCTATGCCCTCTCGGGTTGTCGATGCACTGTGGCATGAATTTATTTTACATACCCAAGAGTATCATTCCTTTTGCTACGAGGCCTTTGACCGTTTCTTACACCATTGTCCATCTGAGGCAATGAAAGGGAAAAATAAGGCTCAACTCAGTCTGCGTAAGACATGGCGAGCCTGCTGTAGCATCGAAGGAATATCTCCGCGCAGGCCGGCTGCTTTACCTATATTATTCGCACTGGATGCCTTACTTAACATCCCAAATGGGTATTACTACTCGGCAACTGACTTTCGAGAGCCCATTGCCAAAGGCGATTCCAGCGGTACAACGTATGCCGGACACATTGGCTGTACGTCAATGGACAGTGGCGACAGCAGCGCTTCCTCAAGCTCTTCAAACTCAAGTTGTAGTAGCGGCTCAAGTTGCGGTAGCGGCTGTAGCAGTTAA
- the phaC gene encoding class I poly(R)-hydroxyalkanoic acid synthase, which produces MGTQENIEQGLTAWWQYNQELWQLAATNFGKENPLQNALNEQNQADLQSWLSALNQQPETFIKQQNAWWQTQFAIFQNSFMPQTTDEKEDIVSPERGDKRFIDPDWQENPWFNYLKQSYLWFGQSLQNTIENTPGLDPKLKERLAFFARQFVNSVSPSNFVSTNPELLKLTLESNGQNLFDGLARLKKDLAKSTEMLRVSMTNENAYTLGEDLACTPGRVIFQNHLFELIQYHPTTEQVHKTPLLIVPPFVNKYYILDLRADNSLVKWAIEQGYTVLMMSWKNPDPSMANIAFDDYVVDGVLCALEKTEKQTGETQIHTVGYCIGGTLLTTCMAYIAAKRIKQRVKSATLLTTILDFSQPGELGAFINEPTISALEQYNHQNGVMSGHLLGTSFSMLRENSLYWNYFVNNYLKGKAPADLDLLYWNSDSTNLTAACHNFILRDLYLNNQLIEDKSVSIRGTKIDLSKVKQPVYFLSTRDDHIALWQGTFEGAKRLSSPLTFVLGESGHIAGVVNPPSANKYGYWFDGQDQENPAEWLASAKHESGSWWSHWAQWLHQINPEQVPARAAQSDEQPGIYDAPGEYVKQSI; this is translated from the coding sequence ATGGGCACTCAAGAAAATATTGAGCAAGGGTTAACTGCGTGGTGGCAATATAACCAAGAATTGTGGCAGCTCGCAGCGACAAATTTTGGTAAAGAGAATCCATTACAAAATGCATTAAATGAGCAAAACCAAGCCGACTTACAAAGCTGGCTCAGTGCACTCAACCAGCAACCAGAAACCTTTATTAAGCAGCAAAATGCGTGGTGGCAAACTCAGTTTGCAATTTTTCAAAACAGTTTTATGCCACAAACGACTGATGAGAAAGAAGACATTGTTAGCCCTGAGCGTGGAGACAAACGCTTTATAGACCCAGATTGGCAAGAGAACCCTTGGTTTAACTACCTAAAACAAAGCTATCTTTGGTTTGGACAATCACTACAAAACACTATTGAAAATACCCCTGGTCTCGACCCAAAACTTAAAGAGCGATTAGCGTTTTTTGCAAGACAGTTCGTTAATTCAGTGTCACCGAGCAACTTTGTTTCAACCAATCCTGAATTACTCAAGCTGACGCTAGAAAGTAACGGGCAGAATCTATTCGATGGACTGGCGCGCTTAAAAAAAGATTTAGCTAAAAGTACTGAAATGCTCCGAGTCAGCATGACCAATGAAAATGCGTATACACTTGGTGAAGACCTAGCTTGTACACCCGGAAGAGTGATATTCCAAAACCACTTGTTTGAATTGATCCAATATCATCCGACTACGGAGCAAGTACACAAGACGCCCCTGCTTATCGTGCCGCCATTTGTTAATAAATACTATATTTTGGACTTGAGAGCAGATAACTCCTTGGTTAAATGGGCAATTGAACAAGGCTATACCGTGTTAATGATGTCATGGAAAAACCCAGATCCAAGCATGGCAAATATTGCGTTTGACGACTACGTCGTAGACGGTGTGTTATGTGCTTTAGAGAAAACTGAAAAGCAAACAGGCGAAACGCAAATCCATACTGTGGGTTATTGTATCGGCGGTACTCTACTCACTACGTGTATGGCCTATATTGCTGCTAAGCGCATAAAACAAAGAGTAAAAAGTGCAACCTTGCTAACCACGATTTTAGATTTCTCGCAGCCAGGAGAACTTGGTGCATTTATCAATGAGCCCACCATTAGCGCGCTGGAGCAGTATAATCATCAAAATGGCGTGATGTCGGGGCACCTGCTCGGTACTTCTTTTAGTATGCTGAGAGAAAACAGCTTGTATTGGAATTACTTCGTCAATAACTACCTCAAAGGCAAAGCGCCCGCCGACTTAGATTTACTCTACTGGAATAGTGATAGCACGAACCTAACAGCGGCCTGTCACAACTTTATTTTACGAGACTTATATCTCAATAATCAGCTTATTGAAGATAAGTCTGTCAGTATTCGTGGCACTAAAATTGACCTCAGTAAAGTAAAGCAACCGGTCTACTTTCTCTCTACCCGTGACGATCATATTGCGCTGTGGCAAGGCACTTTTGAGGGGGCCAAAAGGCTCAGCAGCCCGCTCACCTTTGTGCTTGGGGAGTCTGGTCATATTGCCGGAGTCGTCAACCCGCCAAGTGCAAACAAATATGGTTATTGGTTTGATGGACAAGACCAAGAAAATCCCGCTGAGTGGCTAGCCTCGGCAAAGCATGAAAGCGGGTCATGGTGGTCGCATTGGGCGCAGTGGTTACATCAAATAAACCCAGAGCAAGTTCCAGCCCGTGCCGCGCAAAGTGATGAACAACCAGGGATTTACGACGCCCCCGGAGAATACGTCAAACAGAGTATTTAG
- a CDS encoding phasin family protein has protein sequence MYSDLFKTFNEQTEQFFAPAVQFNQIVAKNIEALSKIQLHSAEQITKTSIEQLKQATEIKDAKSMMDFNASQLNALNALSQQMIQDGQKLSQLGQEFKDSLESLGKETLKTAKAQ, from the coding sequence ATGTACAGCGATTTATTCAAAACATTCAACGAACAAACTGAGCAATTCTTTGCACCAGCGGTACAGTTTAACCAAATCGTAGCAAAAAACATCGAAGCACTATCTAAAATTCAGCTGCACTCGGCTGAACAGATCACTAAAACATCCATTGAGCAGCTAAAGCAAGCGACTGAAATCAAAGATGCAAAATCTATGATGGATTTTAACGCAAGTCAGTTGAACGCGTTAAACGCATTAAGCCAACAGATGATCCAAGATGGTCAAAAGCTTTCTCAATTAGGTCAAGAATTTAAAGACAGCTTAGAGTCTCTTGGTAAAGAAACCCTAAAAACCGCGAAAGCGCAATAA